Proteins from one Desulfonema limicola genomic window:
- a CDS encoding SPFH domain-containing protein, which yields MPEIIAVGIAAFVIVAFFKTVRIVPQRTAFVIERLGKYSRTLDAGFHVLVPFLDKVAYKRSLKEEAIDVPQQTCITKDNVSIGVDGILYLQVVDAQKSAYGIDNYKYAVAQLAQTTMRSIFGTFDLDGTFEAREVINSKVVQSVDEASDPWGVKVTRYEVKDIVPPQGIIEAMEKQMRAERDKRAEIAESEGKKQAEINRADGKRQAMIAESEGEKQKRINEAEGRAAEIERVAEATARGIAKVAQAIGREGGSEAVNLRIAEQYITEFGRLAKTNNTMIIPATLSDVSGFVAAAQEVIETVKFRQDLKSEPETDRDNTKEIPPKLPGVRWDLPK from the coding sequence ATGCCGGAAATAATTGCCGTTGGAATTGCCGCTTTTGTTATTGTCGCTTTTTTTAAAACAGTGCGCATTGTTCCCCAGCGCACAGCTTTTGTTATTGAACGCCTGGGAAAATACAGCAGAACCCTGGATGCAGGATTTCATGTTCTTGTGCCTTTTTTAGACAAGGTGGCTTATAAGCGGTCTTTAAAGGAAGAAGCTATTGATGTTCCCCAGCAGACATGTATTACAAAAGATAATGTATCTATTGGAGTGGACGGAATTCTTTATCTGCAAGTTGTTGATGCCCAGAAATCTGCTTATGGTATTGATAATTACAAATATGCTGTTGCCCAGCTTGCCCAGACAACCATGAGAAGCATTTTTGGAACCTTTGATCTGGACGGAACCTTTGAAGCAAGGGAGGTAATCAATTCAAAGGTTGTTCAATCAGTAGATGAGGCCAGCGATCCCTGGGGAGTAAAGGTTACCAGGTATGAGGTTAAAGACATTGTACCCCCACAGGGCATAATAGAAGCTATGGAAAAACAGATGAGGGCAGAACGGGATAAACGGGCTGAAATTGCCGAATCTGAAGGAAAAAAACAGGCAGAGATTAACAGGGCTGACGGCAAAAGACAAGCCATGATAGCAGAATCTGAAGGTGAAAAGCAAAAACGGATTAATGAGGCCGAAGGCCGGGCAGCAGAGATTGAAAGGGTTGCTGAAGCAACAGCCAGGGGAATAGCAAAGGTTGCCCAGGCCATTGGCAGGGAAGGAGGCAGTGAAGCTGTTAATCTCAGGATTGCAGAGCAGTATATTACCGAATTTGGCAGGCTTGCAAAAACCAATAACACCATGATAATTCCTGCAACCCTTTCAGATGTTTCAGGCTTTGTTGCAGCAGCCCAGGAAGTTATTGAAACAGTAAAATTCAGACAGGATTTAAAATCAGAACCTGAAACAGACAGGGATAATACAAAGGAAATTCCTCCCAAACTCCCTGGTGTCAGATGGGATCTGCCCAAATAA
- a CDS encoding NfeD family protein gives MSFEAIKDPIFIWFIIGLCCVIGEFALPGVIIVFFGAGAWLTALLVYLLNIGVPMQVTIFTLTSIIALVTLRKYFNPPVNENEPDITDDFTGKTAIVQESISKGRPGRVMFKGATWQAQTLCDQIFVQGQYVRIASHESIVLYVEPIKEDVKKEEVLCRK, from the coding sequence ATGAGCTTTGAAGCAATCAAGGATCCGATATTTATCTGGTTTATAATCGGGCTGTGCTGTGTGATTGGGGAATTTGCATTACCAGGAGTAATTATTGTTTTTTTTGGAGCAGGGGCATGGCTTACTGCCCTGCTTGTCTATCTTCTGAATATAGGCGTTCCCATGCAGGTTACAATATTTACACTTACATCAATTATTGCCCTTGTAACCCTCAGAAAATACTTTAATCCTCCTGTTAATGAAAATGAACCTGATATAACAGATGATTTTACAGGGAAAACCGCTATAGTCCAGGAATCCATTTCCAAAGGAAGACCTGGCAGAGTAATGTTTAAAGGCGCAACCTGGCAGGCCCAAACCCTTTGCGACCAGATTTTTGTACAGGGTCAGTATGTCAGGATTGCCAGCCATGAAAGCATTGTACTCTATGTTGAACCAATTAAAGAAGATGTCAAAAAAGAGGAGGTTTTATGCCGGAAATAA
- a CDS encoding ABC transporter substrate-binding protein, translating to MKQLFKVLACTLFVSLFCAPAMGAGKILLVQSYYSDYSWVNSITDGVKKGLEGSGAQLEIFYMDTKRNTSAEWKIESGELAKKKVAEFKPDIIIPADDNAQQFFAKDYVGKQGINIVFTGVNADPGKYGYPASNATGVIQKPLFVPSIEMLLKIKPDIKKIALISDDGPTSDAMISYMKTLKAPVEVVSYDQPSTFDQWKSLIEQYQKTVDAIAVNLYQTIKESAGNKSLPQKTVMEWTMANNKLPIMGLYEDAFDDGALCGIAESGEEQGLQAASLAVQILNGKKPGDLKIVIPTKGLVVVNLKTAEKLGLTIPFEILESAGRIIEF from the coding sequence ATGAAACAATTATTTAAAGTCCTGGCATGTACTCTATTTGTATCATTATTTTGTGCCCCGGCAATGGGAGCAGGTAAAATCTTGCTGGTACAAAGCTATTATTCTGACTATTCCTGGGTAAATTCTATTACTGACGGAGTAAAAAAAGGACTTGAAGGCAGCGGTGCCCAGCTTGAAATTTTTTATATGGATACCAAGCGAAATACCAGTGCTGAATGGAAAATAGAGTCTGGAGAACTGGCAAAAAAAAAGGTTGCAGAGTTTAAGCCTGATATAATCATACCTGCTGATGACAATGCACAGCAGTTTTTTGCAAAAGATTATGTTGGAAAACAAGGGATAAATATAGTGTTTACAGGGGTTAATGCAGACCCTGGCAAATATGGTTATCCTGCATCCAATGCAACTGGAGTTATCCAGAAACCTCTTTTTGTACCAAGTATTGAAATGCTCCTGAAAATAAAGCCTGATATAAAAAAGATTGCATTGATAAGTGATGACGGTCCCACATCTGATGCCATGATTTCATATATGAAAACCTTAAAAGCACCGGTTGAGGTAGTTTCATATGACCAGCCTTCAACATTTGACCAATGGAAATCCCTGATAGAACAATATCAGAAAACAGTTGATGCAATTGCTGTAAACCTTTACCAGACTATTAAAGAATCAGCAGGCAACAAAAGCCTTCCCCAAAAGACTGTCATGGAATGGACAATGGCTAACAATAAACTGCCGATTATGGGTTTGTATGAAGATGCTTTTGATGATGGTGCATTATGCGGCATTGCGGAGTCAGGTGAAGAACAGGGCTTACAGGCAGCTTCTCTTGCAGTTCAGATTTTAAATGGTAAAAAACCTGGAGATTTGAAAATTGTAATTCCCACCAAAGGTCTTGTTGTTGTTAATTTAAAAACTGCTGAAAAGCTTGGACTGACTATTCCTTTTGAAATACTTGAATCTGCCGGCAGGATAATTGAATTTTAA
- a CDS encoding methyl-accepting chemotaxis protein, producing MQLSMKNKYLISNIILISMGMMISAGISYLILSGTLEKNIHSTIIQNSNFAITNINGWLEDKKSNIKGWARSNLYQTALKDTYMGRSARKAVNKQLPVLLKDYAGFEEIFITNEKGVVIASSDPETKDSVNYSDHEAFKQSIKGSIYVADPEYCKTHNFPVFIISAPVLEDSKPKGVFFCKILLEFFNAKFIDPIKPSDSGYAFMFDKKGRITAHPDKSNILKKNITSLEFGKKFIKNQEDIFTYKDKGIKKTAAMKKIVPMDWTIAVIAVDREIYAPVSRARFVNAVITVIAILVTVIITLILVNSTTKPLDEIVTGLTNSSEYISSASGQIKSSSQILSSGASSQAASIEETSSSLEQMSAMTRQNADNAIQADQLMKEAVLIIEKANKTAGELTKSITEIRDASEETFNIIKTIDEIAFQTNLLALNAAVEAARAGSGGAGFAVVAGEVRNLAMRASDAAKNTSVLIEGIVQKIKSGSEYVISNDKAFEDVASSTLKVNDLVSEIAAASSEQAQGIEQVNKAVADMDKIIQQNVLNADQTHSASEEMYKHAELLKDFVENLLTLIQGKHKP from the coding sequence ATGCAACTCAGTATGAAAAATAAATACCTGATTTCAAATATTATCCTGATTTCTATGGGTATGATGATATCTGCTGGTATTTCATATCTAATCCTCTCAGGTACTCTTGAAAAAAATATTCATTCCACGATTATTCAAAACAGCAATTTTGCAATTACTAATATTAATGGATGGCTTGAAGATAAAAAAAGCAATATTAAAGGATGGGCAAGATCAAATCTTTATCAGACTGCTTTAAAAGACACTTACATGGGGCGGAGTGCCCGTAAGGCAGTCAATAAACAGCTGCCTGTTTTATTAAAGGACTATGCTGGTTTTGAAGAGATATTTATTACAAATGAAAAAGGGGTTGTTATAGCGTCTTCTGATCCTGAAACAAAAGACAGTGTTAATTATTCGGATCATGAAGCTTTTAAACAGTCCATAAAAGGCAGTATTTATGTTGCAGATCCTGAATACTGCAAGACACATAATTTCCCTGTGTTTATAATATCAGCACCTGTTTTAGAAGACTCAAAACCAAAGGGTGTATTTTTTTGCAAGATACTGCTTGAGTTTTTTAATGCAAAATTTATTGATCCCATAAAGCCCTCTGACTCAGGTTATGCTTTTATGTTTGATAAAAAAGGCAGGATCACTGCCCATCCTGACAAATCAAATATTTTAAAGAAAAATATCACCAGTCTTGAATTTGGTAAAAAGTTTATAAAAAATCAGGAAGATATTTTTACATATAAAGATAAAGGTATAAAAAAAACAGCAGCTATGAAAAAAATTGTGCCTATGGACTGGACAATTGCAGTTATAGCTGTTGATAGAGAAATATATGCCCCGGTTAGTCGGGCAAGGTTTGTTAATGCAGTAATTACTGTTATTGCAATACTAGTTACTGTCATAATAACCCTGATTCTTGTTAATTCAACCACTAAGCCTCTTGATGAAATTGTAACAGGCCTGACAAATTCAAGCGAGTATATATCTTCAGCATCAGGCCAGATCAAATCTTCCAGTCAGATATTGTCCAGCGGTGCATCATCTCAGGCTGCATCCATTGAAGAAACTTCCTCATCCTTAGAGCAGATGTCTGCAATGACCAGGCAGAATGCAGATAATGCAATTCAGGCAGATCAACTTATGAAAGAAGCTGTCTTGATTATTGAAAAAGCAAATAAAACAGCCGGTGAACTGACCAAATCAATAACAGAGATCAGGGATGCAAGTGAAGAAACCTTTAATATTATTAAAACAATTGATGAAATTGCTTTTCAGACAAACCTGCTTGCTTTGAATGCAGCAGTTGAAGCAGCAAGGGCAGGTTCAGGAGGCGCAGGGTTTGCGGTTGTAGCAGGAGAGGTCAGAAATCTTGCCATGAGAGCATCAGACGCAGCAAAAAATACCTCTGTTCTGATTGAAGGCATTGTACAAAAAATCAAAAGCGGATCTGAATATGTTATCAGTAATGATAAAGCATTTGAAGATGTTGCCTCAAGCACCCTGAAGGTTAATGATCTTGTAAGTGAAATTGCTGCTGCTTCCAGTGAACAGGCTCAGGGAATAGAGCAGGTGAATAAAGCTGTTGCAGATATGGATAAAATTATTCAGCAAAATGTTTTGAATGCAGATCAGACACATTCTGCTTCAGAAGAAATGTACAAACATGCAGAGCTTTTAAAAGACTTTGTAGAAAATCTTTTAACCCTGATTCAAGGAAAACATAAACCTTAG
- the odhB gene encoding 2-oxoglutarate dehydrogenase complex dihydrolipoyllysine-residue succinyltransferase, with the protein MKLEVKIPSVGESVQEAVLAQWLKQDGDIVKKDESLFVIETDKVTLDVNAEESGILKILVGEGETVAIGAVVGTIDIQSAQKDIKKDVEEDKDIKEKTKEETEPQTAPVKQDINSDDNTGLSPSVRRLAKQKNVDLSKIIGTGPGDRITKGDILLYLESEAVCDPEPVTPEKDSKPGVKDIIRKPMTPIRKRIAARLLEARQNTAMLTTFNDIDMSRSMDIRSQYKDAFKKKFDVNLGFMSFFIKASVQALKEFPEINAFIEGSDIVYHNYYHVGIAVGSPKGLVVPVIRDADKLGFSEIEQAIVDYVDKIKENRLELSDMEGATFTITNGGVFGSLLSTPILNPPQSGILGMHRIEKKPVVINDEIVIRPMMYVALSYDHRIVDGREAVTFLKRIKEYVENPERMLMEV; encoded by the coding sequence ATGAAATTAGAGGTTAAAATTCCCAGTGTTGGGGAATCTGTGCAAGAGGCTGTTCTTGCCCAATGGCTTAAACAGGACGGGGATATTGTTAAAAAAGATGAATCTCTGTTTGTGATTGAAACTGATAAGGTTACCTTAGATGTTAATGCTGAAGAAAGCGGGATACTTAAAATCCTGGTTGGTGAAGGTGAAACAGTGGCAATTGGTGCAGTTGTTGGTACTATTGATATTCAATCTGCCCAAAAAGATATAAAAAAAGATGTTGAAGAAGATAAAGATATTAAGGAAAAAACTAAGGAAGAAACAGAGCCGCAAACTGCTCCGGTAAAACAAGATATAAACAGTGACGACAATACCGGGCTTTCTCCATCAGTGCGCCGCCTGGCAAAACAGAAAAATGTAGATTTAAGCAAAATAATCGGAACAGGCCCTGGAGACAGGATTACCAAAGGCGATATACTGCTTTACCTTGAATCAGAGGCTGTGTGTGATCCGGAACCGGTTACACCTGAAAAAGATTCAAAACCTGGGGTAAAGGATATAATCCGCAAACCCATGACTCCCATACGAAAACGTATAGCAGCCCGTCTTTTAGAGGCAAGGCAGAATACTGCCATGCTTACAACCTTTAATGATATTGATATGAGCCGGTCAATGGATATCAGGTCTCAATATAAAGATGCTTTTAAGAAAAAATTTGATGTAAATCTGGGTTTTATGTCTTTTTTTATTAAAGCCAGTGTCCAGGCATTAAAAGAATTTCCTGAAATCAATGCTTTTATTGAAGGCAGTGATATTGTTTATCATAATTATTATCATGTGGGTATTGCAGTGGGTTCTCCTAAAGGACTGGTGGTGCCGGTAATCCGTGATGCTGATAAACTTGGTTTTTCCGAGATTGAGCAGGCCATAGTTGATTATGTTGATAAAATAAAGGAAAACCGCCTGGAATTATCAGATATGGAAGGAGCCACTTTTACCATAACAAATGGCGGTGTTTTCGGCTCTCTTTTAAGCACCCCCATACTGAATCCACCCCAGAGCGGCATTCTTGGAATGCACAGGATTGAAAAAAAGCCTGTTGTTATCAATGATGAGATTGTAATCCGCCCGATGATGTATGTGGCTCTCAGCTATGATCACCGTATTGTTGACGGCAGGGAGGCTGTAACATTTTTAAAGCGGATTAAGGAATATGTAGAAAATCCTGAACGTATGCTCATGGAGGTTTAA
- the lpdA gene encoding dihydrolipoyl dehydrogenase, which translates to MDKKYDLVIIGSGPGGYVAALKAAELGFKTACVEKSKTLGGVCLNVGCIPSKALLDSSEHYFQAKEKFADHGIITGNISLDLKTMMGRKEKVVADLTDQLRKLLENNKIDIVQGTGTIKGENQVEVVQESDTLKLNAKNILLATGSIPAAVPGLEFDGQHIISSTEALSFEKVPGHLCIVGGGFIGLELGSVWARLGAEVTIIEMLPRIAGTLDGQIIRTLERILKKQGLDFKLNTRVTSADIADRNIKVSFETKGENSTLECDKLLVAVGRRPMTLGLGLEDMGIKTDKKTGHIIVDSQYRTNIPSIYAIGDLIPGPALAHKASAEGSAAVENMAGLSGDVNYNTMPSVVYTWPEAGCVGITKEQAKEQKIPHKIGSFPFGGTGRARCMGETDGFVKIISHSKTDRVLGVHILGPRASDLIAECVLAMEFGASSEDIARTVHSHPTFSEAVMEAAMSAWKH; encoded by the coding sequence ATGGATAAAAAATATGATCTTGTTATTATTGGTTCAGGCCCTGGAGGATATGTTGCAGCTCTTAAAGCTGCTGAACTTGGTTTTAAGACTGCCTGTGTTGAAAAATCAAAGACCCTTGGGGGAGTATGTCTTAATGTGGGATGTATTCCCAGTAAAGCACTTCTTGATTCCAGTGAGCATTATTTTCAGGCCAAAGAGAAATTTGCCGATCATGGTATTATAACAGGTAATATATCCCTTGACCTGAAAACCATGATGGGAAGAAAGGAAAAAGTGGTTGCAGATCTCACAGATCAGCTCCGCAAGCTTCTTGAAAATAATAAAATTGATATAGTCCAGGGTACAGGGACGATTAAGGGTGAAAATCAGGTAGAGGTTGTACAGGAATCTGATACTTTAAAGCTTAATGCAAAAAATATCCTCCTTGCCACAGGCAGTATTCCTGCTGCAGTTCCCGGTCTGGAATTTGACGGGCAGCATATAATAAGCTCCACTGAAGCACTTTCTTTTGAAAAGGTTCCCGGGCATCTTTGTATTGTTGGCGGAGGTTTTATAGGTCTGGAACTTGGTTCTGTATGGGCGCGTCTGGGAGCAGAGGTAACAATAATTGAAATGCTTCCCAGGATTGCAGGAACCCTGGATGGACAGATAATCAGGACTCTGGAAAGAATTCTTAAAAAACAAGGACTTGATTTTAAATTAAATACCCGTGTTACCAGTGCAGATATTGCAGACCGGAATATAAAGGTAAGCTTTGAAACCAAAGGGGAAAACTCCACCCTGGAATGTGATAAACTTCTTGTAGCAGTAGGCAGAAGACCAATGACTTTGGGTCTTGGCCTGGAAGATATGGGCATTAAAACTGACAAAAAAACCGGTCATATAATCGTTGATTCTCAATACCGCACCAATATTCCTTCAATATATGCAATAGGCGATCTTATACCAGGCCCCGCGCTTGCACATAAAGCATCTGCCGAAGGTTCTGCTGCTGTTGAAAACATGGCAGGCCTGTCAGGAGATGTTAATTACAATACCATGCCTTCTGTGGTATATACATGGCCTGAAGCAGGATGTGTGGGTATTACAAAAGAACAGGCTAAAGAACAAAAGATTCCCCATAAGATCGGCAGTTTTCCTTTTGGCGGCACAGGCCGTGCCAGATGTATGGGAGAAACTGACGGATTTGTCAAGATTATCTCCCACAGCAAAACAGACCGGGTTTTAGGGGTTCATATTCTTGGGCCAAGGGCTTCTGATTTGATTGCAGAATGTGTGCTTGCAATGGAATTTGGTGCAAGCTCCGAAGATATAGCCAGAACTGTCCACAGCCATCCCACATTTTCAGAAGCTGTTATGGAAGCAGCCATGTCAGCCTGGAAGCATTAA
- a CDS encoding beta-ketoacyl-[acyl-carrier-protein] synthase family protein encodes MKAPKNRRVFVVGYGAATPLGTTFEKTWERAVKGDTGFQKVSRCKVNSLSNVVGEIPGWNPESLDFVDRKEAYNWNADFVILTMAVCREALGRAGLIIDRHTGPKTACLIGSALNGTDAFRIAMNNYIKKGPFKISPYLLPNLCANIPSGKAGMMLGFTGPVFSPQGACASGNHAIGIGSRMIRDGDCDFALAGGVDTCIMPEIIHGFANMNATIKIVEGDRAFIDPGQASRPFSIDRKGMVLSEGCGVLVLAAQEMIKPYGLVPRAEVAGIGWTSDAHHFTLPNPDTIKLAINQAVDDAQIQPGDIGYVSAHGTSTPKGDATEIDCLRFIFGRHIEHMPVSSNKSQIGHTLGASAAIEAMLGIEAMYKGLVLPTMNHIPDPGLSDIDVVPNKVRRHNYEFFLSNAFGFGGTNCCVIFKGV; translated from the coding sequence ATGAAAGCACCAAAGAACAGACGGGTATTTGTTGTTGGCTATGGAGCTGCAACACCTCTTGGTACTACTTTTGAGAAAACCTGGGAAAGAGCTGTCAAAGGAGATACAGGTTTTCAGAAAGTAAGCAGGTGTAAGGTAAACTCTCTTAGCAATGTTGTTGGTGAAATACCTGGCTGGAATCCAGAATCACTTGATTTTGTAGATAGAAAAGAGGCATATAACTGGAATGCTGATTTTGTTATCCTTACAATGGCTGTATGCAGAGAAGCCCTTGGAAGGGCTGGACTGATAATTGACAGGCATACCGGGCCCAAAACAGCCTGTCTTATTGGTTCTGCCTTAAATGGTACAGATGCCTTTAGAATAGCTATGAATAATTATATAAAAAAGGGACCCTTTAAGATCAGTCCCTATCTTCTTCCAAATCTCTGCGCCAATATTCCTTCAGGTAAGGCTGGTATGATGCTGGGTTTTACAGGCCCTGTATTTTCCCCTCAGGGAGCATGTGCTTCAGGAAATCATGCAATTGGAATCGGATCCCGCATGATTCGTGACGGGGACTGTGATTTTGCGCTTGCAGGGGGTGTGGATACCTGTATTATGCCGGAAATAATTCACGGTTTTGCAAATATGAATGCTACAATAAAGATTGTTGAAGGAGACCGTGCGTTTATAGATCCAGGCCAGGCATCCAGGCCTTTCAGCATTGACAGAAAAGGAATGGTTCTTTCTGAAGGGTGCGGGGTTCTGGTTCTTGCAGCCCAGGAAATGATTAAGCCTTACGGACTTGTTCCCAGAGCAGAAGTCGCAGGTATAGGCTGGACTTCAGATGCCCATCATTTTACTTTACCTAATCCTGATACTATTAAACTGGCTATAAATCAGGCTGTTGATGATGCCCAGATTCAGCCCGGGGATATAGGCTATGTCAGTGCCCACGGAACATCAACCCCAAAAGGAGATGCAACAGAGATAGATTGTCTCAGATTTATATTTGGCCGCCATATAGAGCATATGCCTGTATCATCCAACAAGTCCCAGATTGGTCATACCCTGGGAGCTTCTGCTGCCATAGAAGCTATGCTTGGTATTGAAGCCATGTATAAAGGCCTTGTACTGCCGACAATGAATCATATTCCTGATCCTGGTTTAAGTGATATTGATGTTGTTCCCAATAAAGTGCGCAGGCATAATTATGAATTTTTCCTTTCCAATGCTTTTGGGTTTGGCGGAACAAACTGCTGTGTTATTTTTAAAGGTGTATAA
- a CDS encoding acyl-CoA thioesterase, whose translation MRPKPFIPEIIDDNKHYVRDKTSSLVWHKCFSRVLYADTDRSQVVYHANYLRYFEMGRASLMREAAYPYREIEESGYIYPIIKVGLDYYSPLHYDDSMCIYTRPSDLERVRLQFDYVITNEQTRELVCKGFTRHCAINASGTPVGVDKKTALLWKIFPK comes from the coding sequence ATGCGGCCAAAACCTTTTATTCCTGAGATTATTGATGATAACAAGCATTATGTGAGAGACAAAACCAGCAGCCTGGTATGGCATAAATGTTTTTCCCGTGTTCTTTATGCGGATACAGACAGATCCCAGGTGGTTTATCATGCAAATTATCTGAGATATTTTGAAATGGGCAGGGCATCCCTTATGCGGGAAGCTGCTTATCCCTACCGCGAGATTGAAGAAAGCGGTTATATATATCCTATTATAAAGGTAGGCCTGGATTATTACAGTCCCCTGCATTATGACGATTCCATGTGTATATATACCAGACCTTCTGACCTTGAACGAGTCAGGCTTCAATTTGACTATGTTATTACCAATGAACAAACCAGAGAGCTTGTTTGTAAGGGATTTACACGCCATTGTGCCATAAATGCTTCAGGTACCCCTGTTGGTGTGGATAAAAAAACTGCTCTTTTATGGAAAATCTTTCCAAAGTGA
- a CDS encoding polyketide synthase dehydratase domain-containing protein — protein MENLSKVNIHREEYTKTLELNIDIQPYFLDHQFENKPVLPAVEAMQILSRAVFPYLENKDINCIANAEFPRFLPIPFNEKTIPVFINIDLHKKGSIKAVLITQTLSKKMKIRRMKEHVSLEFLTCDNNIDKSFQIHPIKEKYFEIPAQRIYKELIPFGPAYHNIHDKLKITENQAEAFVYAGDFASDYSPAGSPFPLDAAFHAACVWGQRYAGIVAFPIGLDKRHIIKPAQPGNTYTARIKPVSQKSSLLIFDIEIYNLQDNLCESTSGVKMKDVSSGRLRPPDWVCM, from the coding sequence ATGGAAAATCTTTCCAAAGTGAATATCCACCGTGAAGAATATACAAAAACACTGGAATTAAACATTGATATCCAGCCTTATTTCTTAGATCATCAATTTGAAAATAAACCTGTACTGCCTGCTGTTGAAGCCATGCAGATTTTAAGCCGGGCAGTTTTCCCATACCTGGAAAATAAAGATATAAACTGTATTGCCAATGCTGAATTTCCCAGGTTTCTTCCCATTCCTTTTAATGAAAAAACTATTCCTGTTTTTATTAATATTGATTTGCACAAAAAAGGCAGTATAAAAGCAGTATTAATAACTCAAACCCTGTCTAAGAAAATGAAAATAAGACGCATGAAAGAGCATGTAAGCCTTGAGTTTCTGACTTGTGACAATAATATTGATAAATCTTTTCAAATACATCCAATCAAAGAAAAATATTTTGAAATACCGGCCCAGAGAATATATAAAGAACTTATTCCTTTCGGTCCTGCATATCATAATATTCACGACAAACTTAAAATAACGGAAAACCAGGCTGAAGCATTTGTTTATGCTGGAGATTTTGCAAGTGACTATTCCCCTGCAGGTTCACCATTTCCCCTTGATGCAGCATTTCATGCAGCCTGTGTATGGGGCCAGAGATACGCAGGTATTGTGGCTTTTCCCATAGGACTTGACAAACGCCATATAATCAAACCTGCACAGCCTGGAAATACTTACACTGCAAGAATCAAACCTGTTTCCCAAAAATCTTCCCTGCTTATCTTTGATATTGAGATTTATAATCTTCAAGACAATTTATGTGAAAGTACATCAGGAGTGAAGATGAAGGATGTAAGCTCGGGCAGGCTTAGGCCCCCTGATTGGGTCTGCATGTAA
- the mqnE gene encoding aminofutalosine synthase MqnE produces the protein MNISFIDKSLNSIKDKIDRGVRLDFEDGMNLYKSHDLIGVGRLAHSVRQKLHGNTAYYVYNQHINYTNVCINRCRFCAFARDKEENGSYTYSIEDIKERLKSRINEPVRELHIVGGLNPSLPFEYYLDLLKTAREIRPGACIKAFTAVEIDYLAQISGLNLEQTIEELKKAGLAMNPGGGAEVMSDRIWQELFPRKINSSRWLEIVETLHRAGLKGNATMLYGHIETIEERVSHLIKLRELQDKTGGFSAFIPLAFHPQNTKLSHIPGTTGFDDLKAVAAARLMLDNFDHIKAYWVMIGEKLAQIALSFGADDLDGTIVEEKITHMAGATSPKGLTRDHMEHLIISAGFIPVERDSFYNHVNTDKPGGRP, from the coding sequence ATGAATATTTCTTTTATAGACAAGAGTTTAAATTCAATTAAAGATAAAATTGACAGGGGAGTCCGCCTGGATTTTGAAGACGGCATGAATCTGTATAAAAGCCATGACCTTATAGGTGTTGGCAGGCTGGCTCATTCAGTTCGGCAGAAACTTCACGGCAATACTGCATATTATGTGTATAACCAGCATATAAACTATACAAACGTCTGCATCAACCGCTGCCGTTTCTGTGCTTTTGCCAGGGACAAGGAAGAAAACGGCTCTTATACATATTCCATTGAGGATATAAAAGAGCGCCTTAAATCCCGTATAAATGAACCGGTGCGGGAACTGCACATAGTCGGGGGGCTGAATCCTTCACTTCCTTTTGAGTATTACCTTGATCTGCTCAAAACTGCCCGTGAAATCCGGCCTGGAGCATGTATTAAGGCATTTACAGCAGTTGAAATTGATTATCTTGCCCAGATTTCAGGGCTGAACCTGGAGCAGACTATTGAAGAACTGAAAAAAGCAGGTCTTGCCATGAATCCGGGAGGCGGGGCTGAGGTTATGAGTGATCGAATCTGGCAGGAATTGTTTCCCAGGAAGATCAACAGCAGCCGGTGGCTTGAAATCGTGGAAACACTCCACAGGGCAGGGCTGAAAGGCAATGCCACAATGCTTTATGGTCATATTGAAACCATTGAGGAGCGTGTCAGCCATCTTATAAAGCTTAGGGAACTTCAGGATAAAACAGGAGGATTTTCTGCTTTTATCCCTCTTGCATTTCATCCTCAAAACACAAAACTTTCCCATATTCCAGGCACTACGGGATTTGACGATCTTAAAGCAGTGGCAGCTGCCCGGCTTATGCTGGATAATTTTGACCATATAAAAGCCTACTGGGTCATGATAGGTGAAAAACTTGCACAGATTGCCCTTTCCTTTGGTGCTGATGATCTTGACGGAACCATTGTTGAAGAAAAAATTACCCATATGGCAGGAGCCACATCTCCAAAAGGACTGACGCGGGATCATATGGAGCATTTGATTATATCTGCGGGATTTATTCCAGTGGAACGGGATTCCTTTTACAATCATGTTAATACAGATAAACCAGGAGGCAGACCCTGA